The following coding sequences are from one Pigmentibacter sp. JX0631 window:
- a CDS encoding L-threonylcarbamoyladenylate synthase: MTQFLSIHQKNPDKRQIKKVIEIIDGGGIILSPSETGFCYLGSASLDSTHEKFLKLRPGHPKNKPFSLLCKDISQVSKVAYLSTQIFRLASRVWPGAYTLILPCSKNTPKIAAGPKRKTVGVRISNHPIIENIVKEFDHPLLVTSVTDEEELIEQDYFNEDTKDDFWWTDVNKIWNQAAKNLIDIAIDDGEQIPIKVSSIIDFSQEPPVLIRDGGIDLDLIGIFNTN; encoded by the coding sequence ATGACTCAATTTTTAAGCATACATCAAAAGAATCCTGATAAAAGGCAGATCAAAAAAGTGATCGAAATAATTGACGGCGGAGGGATCATCCTTTCACCGAGTGAAACAGGATTTTGTTATTTAGGAAGTGCTTCTTTAGATAGCACTCATGAAAAATTTTTAAAACTTCGCCCAGGACACCCAAAAAATAAACCATTTAGTTTACTTTGCAAAGATATTTCGCAGGTAAGCAAAGTGGCGTACCTCTCAACACAAATTTTTCGTTTAGCTTCGCGAGTATGGCCTGGCGCTTACACTCTTATTCTTCCCTGCTCAAAAAATACTCCTAAAATTGCAGCTGGTCCAAAAAGAAAAACTGTTGGAGTGCGAATATCAAATCATCCCATTATTGAAAATATAGTGAAAGAATTTGATCATCCTCTACTTGTTACAAGTGTCACTGATGAAGAGGAACTCATAGAACAAGATTATTTTAATGAGGATACCAAAGATGATTTCTGGTGGACTGACGTAAATAAAATTTGGAATCAAGCAGCAAAGAACTTAATAGATATTGCAATCGACGATGGAGAACAAATTCCAATAAAGGTATCCTCTATAATTGATTTTTCACAAGAACCGCCAGTTCTTATCCGTGACGGAGGAATTGATTTAGATTTAATTGGTATTTTTAATACAAATTAA
- a CDS encoding DoxX family protein: MANSKTLRIVYWVATLPFVAVMLFSAYMYFTFSPQALDGIRSLGYPVYLLKILGTAKLLGSLAILFGFFKTLKEWAYAGFVINLLGAAASHYFVHDPIMKVCAPLFVLIFVLISYMLWKKK, encoded by the coding sequence ATGGCAAATTCAAAGACGTTAAGAATAGTATACTGGGTTGCAACTTTACCATTTGTTGCTGTCATGCTTTTTTCAGCTTACATGTATTTTACTTTTTCCCCCCAAGCTTTGGACGGCATTAGAAGTTTAGGATATCCTGTTTATTTATTAAAAATTTTAGGAACAGCAAAGTTACTTGGAAGTTTAGCAATATTATTTGGTTTTTTTAAAACATTAAAAGAATGGGCATATGCAGGTTTTGTTATTAATTTATTAGGAGCAGCAGCTTCGCATTATTTTGTCCATGATCCAATTATGAAAGTTTGTGCACCATTGTTTGTTCTTATTTTCGTACTTATTTCTTATATGCTTTGGAAGAAAAAATAA
- a CDS encoding amidohydrolase family protein: MAAKIWYTKKNKKIIFKNSPCVVTFQDWKELEHNISSQKDMKILRNCDVVIDDGVFQAIGENESSKIKNVEDYHLVDASELVLMPGLIDCHNHPIFAGSRANETVLKSQGMTYEEIAAKNGGGIAATMKATREVTKEKLSEIFKTNAKIALARGVVLLEAKTGYGLNPKEERKMLEAIYLSYSGEDFYELPAVAPTYLGPHAASPEYRGLDNYLQALIEDLPNIASMGEEATKKGIAFPLAADIFLERNYFSKEQAERWLGAALQHGLDVHIHSDEFSRCGGAELAAELARRIEQTASKKRIKGRVLTVDHCQYSTESDLGRLASLGVVAVALPCTSFFSRIPYVDAKKWRSSGVRVAIASDYNPGSSIMNNLWFACYLALSHCAFSLPEVFAGVTINAAIATGTEEQYGTLEQGKKASLVAFEGNCVEDFFASPIGDHVKHVVV; the protein is encoded by the coding sequence ATGGCTGCAAAAATTTGGTACACAAAAAAAAATAAAAAAATAATTTTTAAAAACTCTCCTTGCGTAGTTACTTTTCAAGATTGGAAAGAACTTGAACATAATATTTCATCACAAAAAGATATGAAGATTTTAAGAAATTGCGATGTAGTTATTGATGATGGGGTTTTTCAAGCTATTGGAGAAAATGAAAGTAGCAAAATTAAAAATGTAGAAGATTATCATTTAGTAGATGCATCTGAACTTGTTTTGATGCCAGGACTTATTGACTGCCATAATCATCCTATTTTTGCTGGGAGTCGTGCTAACGAAACAGTGCTTAAATCCCAAGGAATGACGTATGAGGAAATTGCTGCAAAAAATGGGGGCGGAATTGCAGCAACAATGAAAGCAACACGAGAAGTAACAAAAGAAAAATTAAGCGAAATATTTAAAACAAACGCAAAAATTGCTTTAGCAAGAGGTGTTGTGCTTTTAGAAGCAAAAACTGGATACGGATTAAACCCCAAAGAAGAAAGAAAAATGCTTGAAGCAATTTATCTCTCTTATTCGGGGGAAGATTTTTATGAACTTCCTGCAGTGGCACCTACGTATCTAGGCCCACATGCTGCAAGTCCAGAATACCGAGGACTCGATAATTACTTACAAGCATTAATTGAAGATTTACCGAATATTGCATCAATGGGTGAAGAAGCTACCAAAAAAGGAATAGCCTTTCCGCTTGCTGCAGATATATTTCTAGAAAGAAATTATTTTTCAAAAGAACAAGCTGAACGTTGGTTGGGTGCCGCATTGCAACATGGTTTAGATGTGCATATCCATTCCGATGAATTTTCCCGTTGCGGAGGTGCAGAATTAGCAGCTGAATTAGCTAGACGAATAGAGCAAACAGCTTCCAAGAAAAGAATCAAAGGACGAGTGTTAACCGTAGATCATTGTCAATACTCTACAGAATCGGATCTTGGAAGGCTTGCAAGTTTAGGTGTTGTTGCTGTTGCGTTACCTTGTACAAGCTTTTTTAGTAGAATTCCTTATGTAGATGCAAAGAAATGGCGTTCTTCTGGGGTACGAGTAGCGATCGCCAGTGATTATAACCCTGGAAGTTCTATAATGAATAATTTATGGTTTGCTTGTTACTTAGCTCTATCTCATTGTGCATTTTCTTTACCTGAAGTTTTTGCAGGTGTTACTATAAATGCCGCTATTGCTACAGGAACAGAAGAACAATATGGTACTTTAGAGCAAGGAAAAAAAGCTTCTTTAGTGGCATTTGAAGGTAATTGTGTAGAAGACTTTTTTGCTTCTCCAATTGGCGATCACGTAAAACATGTAGTTGTTTAA
- the hutU gene encoding urocanate hydratase — protein sequence MSTQNINLSATRKFIPGQPAPTGTQLNTKGWLQEAPLRMLLNNLDQQVAENPTELIVYGGRGKAARSMQDFHQIITALSELENDETLLIQSGAVVARIKTWANAPRVLLANSNLVGNWANWEHFDALEKQGLIMYGQMTAGSWIYIGSQGIVQGTYETFYEAFQQHYQGKTKGKFIFSSGLGGMGGAQPLAAVLTGACFLGIEVDPKRAEMRLKSRYLDEIHWDIDSAMNSLNNALKEGIAKSLALIGNVVDILPKLMLRKDFTPSLVTDQTSAHDPTYGYVPEGYSLEQLLLERKENPKKVEQNALQSIKKHVGYLLELKKRGIPTFDYGNNIRAMAKKVGLEDAFNIKGFVPEYIRPLFCRGKGPFRFALLSGDPHELELTDKALMNLFPQHDDIQRWLNLAPKRISVQGLPARILWLGYGDRLKAGLLLNEMVKTGKLKCPVVIGRDHLDCGSVASPYRETEGMQDGSDAVADWALLNAFGNISSGATWVSFHHGGGVGMGYSLHAGMVIVADGTLEADERLKRVLTFDPAMGIFRHADAGYEVARNIAQEKMNKNVTSETPCYYPRNHFSLR from the coding sequence ATGTCTACTCAAAATATAAACCTTTCAGCAACAAGAAAATTTATTCCAGGCCAGCCAGCACCCACAGGAACACAATTAAATACAAAAGGGTGGTTACAGGAAGCTCCTTTAAGAATGTTGTTAAATAATTTAGATCAACAGGTTGCAGAAAATCCTACTGAATTAATTGTCTATGGTGGTCGTGGAAAAGCAGCAAGAAGTATGCAAGATTTTCACCAAATTATAACAGCTTTAAGTGAACTAGAAAATGATGAAACATTACTTATCCAGAGCGGAGCTGTAGTTGCAAGAATAAAGACGTGGGCAAATGCGCCAAGGGTTCTTCTGGCAAACAGCAATTTAGTTGGAAATTGGGCAAATTGGGAACATTTTGATGCTTTAGAAAAACAAGGTCTTATAATGTATGGCCAAATGACTGCTGGAAGTTGGATTTATATTGGTTCGCAAGGAATTGTCCAAGGTACGTACGAAACATTTTACGAAGCATTTCAACAGCATTATCAGGGTAAAACGAAAGGAAAATTTATTTTTTCTAGTGGTTTAGGTGGTATGGGAGGAGCACAGCCTTTAGCCGCTGTATTAACAGGAGCATGTTTTTTAGGAATTGAAGTTGATCCTAAAAGAGCAGAAATGCGACTAAAATCTCGTTACTTAGATGAAATTCATTGGGATATTGATTCAGCAATGAATTCCTTAAATAATGCATTGAAAGAAGGAATAGCAAAAAGTTTAGCATTGATTGGAAATGTTGTAGATATTCTCCCTAAATTGATGTTACGCAAAGATTTTACTCCGAGTTTAGTTACTGATCAAACTTCAGCTCATGATCCAACATATGGCTATGTTCCCGAAGGGTATTCATTGGAACAACTCCTTCTTGAAAGAAAAGAAAATCCTAAAAAAGTTGAACAAAATGCGCTTCAATCAATAAAGAAACATGTGGGATATTTACTTGAATTAAAAAAGAGAGGAATACCAACTTTTGATTATGGAAATAATATTCGTGCAATGGCAAAAAAAGTAGGATTAGAAGATGCTTTTAATATAAAGGGATTTGTTCCAGAATATATTCGCCCATTATTTTGTCGAGGGAAAGGACCTTTTCGTTTTGCTTTGTTGAGTGGTGATCCTCACGAACTAGAATTAACAGATAAAGCATTAATGAATTTATTTCCTCAACATGATGATATTCAAAGATGGTTAAACTTAGCGCCAAAAAGAATATCTGTTCAAGGTTTGCCTGCCAGAATTTTGTGGCTTGGATATGGAGATAGATTAAAAGCAGGTTTACTCTTAAATGAGATGGTAAAAACAGGAAAACTAAAATGTCCGGTAGTCATCGGAAGAGATCATCTTGACTGCGGAAGTGTCGCTTCGCCTTATCGTGAAACAGAAGGAATGCAAGATGGAAGCGATGCTGTTGCTGATTGGGCGTTATTAAATGCCTTTGGAAATATCTCGAGTGGAGCTACTTGGGTAAGTTTCCATCATGGCGGAGGAGTAGGAATGGGTTACTCCTTACATGCAGGTATGGTAATTGTTGCTGATGGAACTTTAGAAGCTGATGAGCGTTTGAAAAGAGTTTTAACTTTTGATCCTGCAATGGGAATATTTAGACACGCTGATGCCGGATATGAGGTTGCGAGAAATATTGCGCAGGAAAAGATGAATAAAAACGTAACTAGTGAAACGCCTTGTTACTATCCACGTAATCATTTTTCTCTGAGGTGA
- a CDS encoding RNA methyltransferase, whose translation MILTESTTSSNVPTQYFIPKNFENNFGKISATLKGFFTENRLAKMERIVQNRSRQVLTVFENTHHAHNISAILRTIDSFGFMDLFFLYSNHAMRFRAADTIDRGASQWLLPKRLDNISECAEILKKSNYKIALVSLPDFSRTADHYINNIPSFPSNSFHTTEFQQFLGENKIALIFGSELHGVSPEWKNYADCYVSVQMYGFTESLNVSVCAGIILQNLREQLSSFQKSFTLSNFEKELILEHWIAKNCPNSLEFISTRHPHLLPWFEFVRSGKFFQPISK comes from the coding sequence ATGATTTTGACGGAATCGACTACTTCTTCAAATGTGCCTACACAATACTTCATTCCAAAGAACTTTGAAAATAACTTTGGAAAAATTTCAGCCACATTAAAAGGCTTTTTTACTGAAAATCGCTTGGCTAAAATGGAAAGAATCGTTCAAAATAGAAGCAGACAAGTGCTAACAGTATTTGAAAATACTCATCATGCTCATAATATAAGCGCTATTTTAAGAACTATTGATTCATTTGGATTCATGGATTTATTTTTCTTGTATTCGAATCATGCCATGCGCTTTAGAGCGGCAGACACTATTGATAGGGGGGCAAGTCAGTGGCTTCTCCCAAAAAGATTAGATAATATCTCTGAATGTGCTGAAATTTTAAAAAAAAGTAACTACAAAATTGCTTTGGTTTCTTTACCTGATTTTTCTCGCACCGCAGATCATTATATTAACAATATACCTTCTTTTCCTTCAAATTCCTTTCATACAACTGAATTTCAACAATTTCTTGGAGAAAACAAAATTGCTCTTATTTTTGGTAGCGAACTCCATGGAGTTTCTCCAGAATGGAAAAACTATGCTGATTGTTACGTTTCTGTGCAAATGTATGGATTTACTGAATCCTTAAATGTGTCAGTTTGTGCTGGCATAATATTACAAAATTTAAGGGAACAACTATCTAGTTTTCAAAAATCGTTTACTTTATCGAATTTTGAAAAAGAATTGATATTAGAACATTGGATCGCCAAAAATTGCCCCAACTCACTAGAATTTATTAGCACAAGACATCCTCATTTATTGCCTTGGTTTGAATTTGTACGTTCTGGCAAATTTTTTCAGCCTATCTCTAAATAA
- a CDS encoding ATP-binding protein, which translates to MELGKLNILIIEDDEDIANRLQKELETFNFTSKIVKKYNEAKSLIFRAEIEFDIYLIDVQLPDGDGFSLIQGIKRKNDDAIVIIMSGYINNKILEKSHKSECFEVIQKPFSIKNDVIPIIKKCIKNIRLKKENLHLNSQILHTSKLAALGELSATVIHDIRGPLTMIQLTCEDIKDDLKHLEVKDIDCVNSHISQINKACSKINKLVDHLRNYSRKDAKEEEEEYKDIEEVIENSLFLVKQKIRSLVVKVEIKIEDKYRLAQLLCYPNKFEQVLMNLMSNACDAMRTVTKKELQIRVYVESQTFNISITDTGEGIPEDIMPKIFDSFFTTKPKGEGTGLGLSIVKNIVKEHAGDLLLASVVGEGTTFTIKLPISRIKIKPNSGDETPSPRAA; encoded by the coding sequence ATGGAATTAGGAAAACTTAACATCTTAATAATAGAAGATGATGAAGATATCGCTAATCGTCTCCAAAAAGAATTAGAAACATTCAATTTCACCTCAAAAATTGTAAAAAAATATAATGAAGCAAAAAGTTTGATCTTTCGCGCAGAAATTGAATTTGACATTTACCTAATTGATGTTCAATTGCCAGACGGGGATGGATTTTCATTAATTCAAGGTATAAAAAGAAAAAATGATGATGCTATAGTTATAATCATGTCTGGTTATATAAACAATAAAATTCTTGAAAAATCTCATAAATCAGAATGCTTTGAAGTTATTCAAAAGCCATTCTCAATTAAAAATGATGTTATTCCTATTATAAAGAAATGTATTAAAAATATTCGTTTAAAAAAAGAAAATTTACATTTAAATTCACAAATTTTACATACTTCTAAATTAGCTGCTTTGGGCGAACTATCTGCGACAGTTATTCATGATATTCGAGGCCCATTGACTATGATTCAACTAACGTGCGAAGACATTAAAGACGATTTAAAACATTTAGAAGTAAAAGATATTGATTGTGTTAATTCACATATTTCTCAAATTAACAAAGCATGTAGTAAAATAAATAAACTAGTAGATCATTTAAGAAATTATTCCAGAAAAGATGCTAAAGAGGAAGAGGAAGAATATAAAGATATTGAAGAAGTTATAGAAAATAGCTTATTTTTAGTAAAACAAAAAATTCGTTCTCTAGTTGTAAAAGTCGAAATAAAGATTGAAGATAAATACAGATTAGCACAGCTATTATGTTACCCAAATAAATTCGAACAGGTTCTTATGAATTTAATGAGCAATGCTTGTGATGCTATGCGCACGGTAACAAAAAAAGAATTACAAATTCGTGTCTATGTAGAGAGTCAAACGTTTAATATTAGCATTACTGATACAGGAGAAGGAATTCCTGAAGATATTATGCCAAAAATTTTTGATAGTTTCTTTACTACCAAACCCAAGGGAGAAGGAACAGGCTTAGGCCTTAGCATTGTAAAAAACATTGTCAAAGAGCATGCTGGTGATCTATTGTTAGCTTCGGTTGTTGGAGAAGGTACCACTTTTACTATAAAGCTTCCTATTTCAAGAATTAAAATAAAACCAAACAGTGGAGATGAAACTCCTTCTCCACGCGCCGCATAG
- a CDS encoding HNH endonuclease — translation MMLNSYEFADEEHIRREKAKVKAAKKSRWWQQKCASGLCSYCGKKFAFKDLTMDHIVPLARFGTTTPGNVVPACRECNKNKGVDTPVDLLFKKDMID, via the coding sequence ATGATGTTAAATAGTTACGAATTTGCCGATGAAGAACACATCAGGCGAGAAAAAGCTAAAGTTAAAGCAGCAAAAAAAAGTCGTTGGTGGCAACAGAAATGTGCTTCTGGCTTGTGTTCCTACTGTGGAAAAAAATTTGCATTTAAAGATCTTACAATGGATCACATCGTGCCTTTGGCTCGTTTTGGAACCACCACTCCAGGCAATGTTGTTCCAGCTTGCCGAGAATGTAACAAAAATAAGGGGGTTGACACGCCTGTCGATCTACTTTTCAAGAAAGACATGATAGACTAA
- a CDS encoding tetratricopeptide repeat protein has protein sequence MAGNVIELSPEMNFIVIDDSPASREGIVKSLKTLGFKNVYEGVSEGESLKFLQEKNFDFIICEKDMRQINGLEFLTELRENVEIKRTPVLMVGSELTKDETLRFPEAAPDGYLKIPFVMKDLSTQISQTLVKYRDTGNIEIDYELARYLYISGEYENALEAYKNISAKSLSSARAFVGVARCHRALGNIPEAEKNLRLAMQNNKNYAQAYFDLGVCLLASDRKQAALKSFDQALSINPKNPIRYEEVANVLTRCELYEEAESYLMRAINMKIVYPKLYAQVGRNFLAQKKKDKALDFLQRAVEQDPKNPSFLNSIGICYKEMGKFEDSISSYNLALKITPNDVKIMYNKVLCLVSMKDYDRAKKVCQQILKYDPKFERAQQKILEIDKLNETPAEPKYRGVIPK, from the coding sequence ATGGCCGGAAACGTCATAGAACTTTCACCAGAAATGAATTTTATTGTTATCGATGACTCCCCTGCTTCACGAGAGGGGATCGTAAAGTCGTTAAAAACATTGGGTTTTAAAAATGTGTATGAAGGTGTCAGTGAAGGGGAATCTCTAAAATTTTTGCAGGAAAAAAATTTTGATTTTATTATTTGCGAAAAAGACATGCGCCAAATAAATGGATTAGAATTTCTTACTGAATTAAGAGAAAACGTTGAAATAAAAAGAACACCTGTTTTAATGGTGGGGTCAGAGTTAACAAAAGACGAAACTCTCCGCTTTCCTGAAGCCGCACCAGATGGATACTTAAAAATTCCATTTGTTATGAAAGATTTATCTACTCAAATCTCACAAACTCTAGTGAAATATCGTGATACAGGTAATATTGAAATTGATTATGAATTAGCTCGTTACCTTTATATAAGTGGTGAATATGAAAATGCTTTAGAAGCATATAAAAATATTTCTGCCAAAAGTTTATCATCAGCTAGAGCTTTTGTAGGTGTTGCTCGTTGCCATAGAGCATTAGGTAACATTCCAGAAGCAGAAAAAAATTTAAGATTAGCTATGCAGAATAATAAAAATTATGCTCAAGCATATTTTGATTTAGGAGTTTGTTTACTTGCTTCTGATAGAAAGCAGGCCGCATTAAAATCATTTGATCAAGCTTTATCAATTAATCCTAAAAACCCCATTCGATATGAAGAAGTTGCAAATGTATTAACTCGCTGTGAATTATATGAAGAGGCTGAAAGTTATTTAATGCGTGCAATAAATATGAAAATTGTTTATCCAAAACTTTATGCCCAAGTTGGAAGAAATTTTCTAGCACAAAAGAAAAAAGATAAAGCATTAGATTTTCTGCAAAGAGCAGTTGAACAAGATCCTAAAAATCCAAGTTTTTTGAATAGCATAGGAATCTGTTACAAAGAAATGGGAAAATTTGAAGATTCAATTTCTAGTTACAACTTGGCTCTGAAAATTACACCTAATGATGTAAAAATTATGTACAATAAAGTACTTTGTTTAGTTAGTATGAAAGATTACGACAGAGCTAAAAAAGTATGTCAACAAATTCTAAAATATGACCCCAAATTTGAAAGGGCTCAACAAAAAATATTAGAAATTGATAAATTAAATGAGACGCCAGCCGAACCAAAATATAGAGGGGTTATTCCAAAATAA
- a CDS encoding Hpt domain-containing protein, producing MNNKNLLDEEVINSMKELGNGDEEYSDRLLIVQLMSVYLNNLPERIKELSTAMQNSDAAIIERAAHTLKSSSRLIGLVSLAEDCQILEDIGFSKKLDDAPDVFKRIDSVIKVVPDVLKNKIKELEAS from the coding sequence ATGAACAATAAAAACTTGCTAGATGAAGAAGTCATAAATAGCATGAAAGAATTAGGCAATGGAGATGAAGAATATTCAGATCGGCTACTTATTGTCCAATTAATGAGTGTTTATTTAAATAATCTCCCTGAACGAATTAAAGAATTATCAACGGCAATGCAAAATAGTGATGCAGCAATCATTGAACGAGCCGCACATACTTTAAAATCTAGCTCAAGGCTCATTGGTTTAGTTTCATTAGCCGAAGATTGTCAAATATTAGAAGATATTGGCTTTTCAAAAAAACTCGATGACGCTCCTGATGTTTTTAAACGAATAGATTCTGTAATTAAAGTTGTACCAGATGTTTTAAAAAATAAAATAAAAGAGCTAGAAGCTTCATAA
- a CDS encoding response regulator → MATKTILIVDDAAETRIFLKGVINSLGYAFYEAKSGLDALKILNDHMIDLVILDVLMPNLDGYQTLEFINKLKQKQEIKVVFLTGKKGELDQAKIDELNPDDLIHKTVDIQVLKTKLKKLLDGSIPPTKPKVGSVIPTPTPAPAQVNTTATQTPKAAAPTAAKPATPSSTTGTAVKTPPAATQSGEPSLDIAAKITNMPIDVEIVITKISQTTVTFSAKFQFKEGSQLTIDSPKAASTLKKNGAFNVKVLKCSPESDKFIINSQLI, encoded by the coding sequence GTGGCAACAAAAACCATACTCATTGTTGATGATGCAGCTGAAACAAGAATCTTTTTAAAAGGGGTCATTAATTCACTTGGATATGCTTTTTATGAAGCAAAAAGTGGGTTAGATGCGCTTAAAATTTTAAATGATCACATGATTGATTTGGTAATACTTGATGTCCTTATGCCAAATTTAGATGGCTATCAAACACTTGAATTCATTAATAAACTGAAACAAAAACAAGAAATAAAAGTAGTCTTTCTAACTGGTAAAAAAGGAGAGTTAGATCAAGCAAAAATAGATGAATTAAATCCTGATGATCTTATTCATAAAACTGTAGATATTCAAGTTTTGAAAACAAAATTAAAAAAATTACTTGATGGAAGTATTCCCCCAACAAAACCAAAAGTAGGTTCAGTCATACCCACACCAACTCCCGCTCCTGCACAAGTAAACACAACGGCCACTCAAACACCAAAAGCTGCAGCACCAACAGCCGCTAAACCAGCTACACCATCTTCGACAACTGGAACTGCGGTAAAAACACCACCAGCAGCTACACAATCAGGTGAACCTAGCCTTGATATCGCAGCTAAAATTACAAATATGCCAATTGATGTCGAAATTGTAATTACAAAAATATCCCAAACTACTGTTACTTTTTCTGCTAAATTTCAATTTAAAGAAGGTTCTCAATTAACAATAGATAGTCCTAAAGCAGCTTCAACCTTAAAGAAAAATGGAGCATTTAATGTAAAAGTTTTGAAATGCTCGCCTGAAAGTGACAAATTTATCATTAATTCACAGCTTATTTAA